The Geoglobus acetivorans genome window below encodes:
- a CDS encoding carbonic anhydrase, with protein sequence MKFGCAVNCIDGRAQIPVIEWMKENFEVDFADMITEPGIVKLFEDEKSLKKLIEKIKISVEKHGSSSIAVVAHHDCAGNPVEKGRQIEQLKTAVEKLRKHFENARIAGLWVNEKLEVEVVFQSRPP encoded by the coding sequence ATGAAATTTGGCTGTGCCGTGAACTGTATCGATGGAAGAGCGCAGATTCCGGTTATAGAGTGGATGAAGGAAAACTTTGAAGTGGATTTTGCTGACATGATCACCGAACCGGGAATCGTGAAGCTATTTGAGGATGAAAAAAGTCTCAAAAAACTCATCGAAAAAATAAAAATCTCCGTTGAAAAACACGGATCCAGTTCGATCGCAGTTGTGGCGCATCACGACTGTGCCGGAAACCCGGTAGAAAAAGGGAGGCAGATTGAACAGCTAAAAACTGCTGTTGAAAAGCTGAGAAAGCATTTCGAAAATGCGAGAATAGCGGGATTGTGGGTCAATGAGAAACTCGAAGTTGAAGTTGTTTTCCAGTCCAGACCACCATGA
- a CDS encoding DUF7530 family protein, producing the protein MEKWVYELIIEKIPPFSLISDRNVVLVQLLLMLAAGILIAILAKLPLVSLLMGSLAILVVVVWSRLTLIVAPSIRSFRPSMSEAENVVIEEYKQLLFSRRRPELFTGILIFIPFLYRIFTHKALLEFYHLENWIVILFALILAWDVVYRAGIGIWVFSLSLFRSYRLFKLSKRRKELEHVLLYDLKAMESIDRRGIAYAFTSLMLYPVLSPDKLLASAVLAYFLVIFLLSSASVWLIRMVPWLPPDIMKLLEEAKFAYVGHNGDYYPHVTPVVQVFDGRSIYFFTSRKSKKLRLIEKDNTITVVVDVRDSRDFFNNRAVMISGKAKPYYIWRALFNLPKILKLFYLTRKKYSVYLSKYRESYSELPEAWKLTPFLTRIPIEVEPERVIYWRGARKIRIGL; encoded by the coding sequence ATGGAGAAATGGGTTTACGAGCTCATCATTGAAAAAATCCCACCATTCTCTCTCATAAGTGATAGAAATGTGGTGCTCGTGCAGCTCCTCTTAATGCTTGCCGCAGGTATTCTCATAGCAATACTGGCAAAATTGCCGCTGGTCTCTCTGCTGATGGGATCTCTGGCGATCCTGGTTGTTGTTGTCTGGAGCAGACTGACCCTTATCGTTGCACCGTCGATAAGGTCTTTCAGACCGTCAATGAGTGAGGCAGAGAATGTTGTGATTGAGGAGTACAAACAGCTGCTTTTCAGCAGAAGGAGACCTGAGCTTTTCACGGGCATACTGATCTTTATTCCTTTTCTTTACAGGATTTTCACCCATAAAGCATTACTTGAATTCTATCACCTTGAAAACTGGATTGTGATACTATTCGCCCTTATTCTTGCGTGGGATGTGGTTTACCGCGCAGGAATTGGTATATGGGTTTTTTCTTTGAGCCTTTTCAGGTCATACAGGCTCTTCAAACTCTCAAAAAGGAGGAAGGAGCTTGAACACGTCCTTCTCTATGATCTGAAAGCAATGGAGAGTATTGACAGGAGGGGAATTGCCTACGCATTCACGTCTCTCATGCTCTATCCTGTCCTCTCTCCGGACAAACTTCTGGCTTCTGCCGTTCTGGCTTACTTTCTGGTGATTTTCCTGCTCTCATCTGCTTCGGTCTGGCTCATCAGGATGGTTCCGTGGCTTCCTCCGGACATAATGAAGCTGCTGGAAGAGGCAAAATTTGCGTATGTGGGGCATAATGGAGATTACTACCCGCATGTCACTCCTGTTGTGCAGGTCTTCGATGGCAGAAGCATATACTTTTTCACCTCGAGGAAAAGCAAGAAACTTCGCCTGATTGAGAAAGACAATACCATCACGGTGGTTGTCGACGTCAGGGATTCGAGAGACTTTTTCAATAACAGGGCCGTGATGATATCGGGGAAAGCAAAACCGTACTATATCTGGAGGGCTTTATTCAACCTTCCAAAAATTTTAAAGCTTTTCTATTTAACGAGGAAGAAGTACTCGGTGTATCTCTCAAAATACAGGGAAAGCTACAGTGAACTTCCTGAAGCCTGGAAGCTTACGCCTTTCCTCACCAGAATCCCTATTGAGGTCGAGCCTGAGAGGGTTATTTACTGGAGAGGTGCCAGAAAAATAAGGATTGGGTTGTGA